A window of Halobellus ruber genomic DNA:
ACATCTCGCCGGACGCGGTGGTTTCCTACACCGAGGAGCCCTCCCGGGAGCCGTTCACCAACGGCAACGCCGTCGCGCTCCGCAACTGGCCGTACTCGATCAACATCAACGCCGCGTCGGACGTCTTCGGCGAGGACCTCGGCGTGATGCCGATCCCGTACACGGTGCCGCTGGGCGAGTCCCAGTACGGGACGATCGGCGGGAGCACGTCCGCGCTGGGCGGCTGGCACCTCACGCTCAACCCCAACGCCAGCGACGTCCGGAAGCAGGCCGCCGTTCAGCTGTTCCGCGCGCTTCAGACCGACGAGGTCCGCCTCCGGATGTTCGAGATCGGCGGGTGGATCCCCCCGATCCCGGACCTCATCAACACCGAGCGGACTCGGGAGCTCGATCCGATCGGACGCTACGTCGACAGCCTGCAGGTCGCCGGCGAGAACGCGCTCCCGCGTCCGGTCACCGTCGTCTGGCCGCAGGAGTCGAGCCAGATCGCGACCGAGGTCAACGCCGCCCTCCGACAGGAGAAGAGCCCCTCGCAGGCGATGTCCGACCTCGAATCGTCGCTGCAGTCGATCGAGGAGCAGGCGTAGACCGAGTGAACGCGTACCATACACTTATTATCGAATGAGCAATCATTACGGATGTTGGTACTATGAGCACTGAACAACGGCGGGCCGGGTCGGTACCGGACGAGCGCTCGGGGGTGTACGCGTCGGTCGTCACCTGGATGGAGAACCTCTCGGAGACCCAGTACGCGTATCTCCTGTTGACGCCGGCGTTCGTAGTGCTCGGCGTCATCGCCTTCTGGCCGCTGCTGTCGACGTTCCGCCTCTCGCTTTTCGCCGACAGTCTGGGACAGGCCAGCGTCGGGGGGTTCGTCGGCGTCGAGAACTACGTCGCGATCCTCACAGGCGAGCGGACTGCACTGTTGCCCGCACCGTTCCTCCCCGAAGCGCTGACGGTACAGGCGTTCTTCAACAGCGCGCTCACCGTGACGATCCTGTTCACGGTCATCAGCGTCTTCTTTGAGACGTTGATCGGGTTCGTCCAGGCGCTCGTCCTCGATCAGGACTTCCGTGGCCGGCGGTGGGTCCGGGTGGCGATCATCCTGCCGTGGGCGATCCCGATCGTCGTTCAGGGGATGATCTTCTTCCTGATGTTCCAGCCGAACGTCGGGTTCCTCGTCGGCACCTCCGAGAACCCCGCGTTCCTGAACCAGCTCGGGCTCCTGACGACGACGCCGCTGGCGAACGCCCAGGACGCGACGATGATCGTCATCGTCGGCGACATCTGGAAGACGACGGCGTTTATGGCGCTTCTGATCCTCGCGGGGATGCAGGCGATCGACCGCGGGCTCTACGACGTCGCGAAGGTCGCCGGCGCGTCGCCGTGGCAGCGGTTCAAGTACGTCACGCTGCCGATCATCCTGCCGACGGTGATGGTGGCGATGCTGTTCCGCACGATCCAGGCGATGCGGGTCTACGGGCTCATCGAGACTGTCGCCGGCTGTACGACCGTGCCGTCGCTGTCGTGTCTGGTTGTCACGACGTTCAACAACCGAATGCTCGGGTCCTCTGCGACCATCGCGTTCATCACCGCCGCGATCATCGCTGCCGCGGTCTCCGTGTACATCGTGGGCTACGCCCGTGGTGGCCAATGAGCGGCGACGACGACGCCCGGTCGGACGGCGGGATCGCCGCCGGCCGGACCGGCGCCGAACGGGAGCTCAAACGCGGCCCGGTCCAGCGGTGGGTCAACAAGGCGATCAAGGACCCACAGCGGGTCTACCGCGCGATGTTCTACGTCGCAACGATCTTCTTCCTCATCACGACGCTTTTTCCCTTCTACTTCCTTCTGGTGCTCGCGATCACGCCCGACACCGGGGCGCTCGCGGTTCTCCCGCAGCTGAATACGCTTCAGTTCGGCGTGTTCCTGGAGGTGTTCCAGAAGATCAACTTCCTCCGGTACATGATCAACAGCATCGTCCTGGCGCTGACGACCACCGCCCTGGTGCTGCTTCTCGCCAGCCTCGCGGGGTACGTCTTCGGCCGCCTGGAGTTCCCGGGGCGACAGCCGATGATGCTGCTGATCCTGGCGATCAGCTACTTCCCGCCGGCGGCGTTCTTCGTGCCGCTGTACCAGCTGTTCACGGGGAACGTGATCTCCGGGGTGAGCCTCTACAACACGCCGGGGTCGATGATCCTCCCGTTCAGCGCGCTCTTTATGCCGCTGTCGATATTCATCCTCACGACGTTCTACGGGCAGATCCCCGACGGGCTCGAGGACGCCGCCCGGGTGGAGGGGACGACGCGGCTCGGCGCGCTGTTCCGCGTGATCGTCCCGCTGTCGGCGCCCGGCGTCGCGACCGCGGGGGTGCTCACCTTCATCGCGGTCTACAACGAGTTCTTCTTCAGCCAGCTGATGAACAACGGCCAGCCGGAGAACTGGGCACCGATCGTCGGCGGCCTCCTCAGCCTCCAGCGCGCGGGGCAGTTCGAGGTCACCTACGGCGTTATGGCGGCCGGTAGCATCATCGCGGTGATCCCGGTCGCCGTCCTGGTCGTGATCGCACAGGAGAAGATCGTGAGCGGACTCACCTCCGGGGCACTCAAGGAGTAACACTATGGCACGAGTACAACTCGAACACGTCACCAAACGGTACGACGACGTAACGGCCGTCGACGATATGAACCTCGACATCAACCACGGGGAGTTCGTCACTCTCGTGGGTCCGTCGGGGTGCGGCAAGTCGACGACGATGGAGACCATCTCGGGGCTGACGGTGCCCACGGAGGGCACCGTCCGCATCGGCGAGCGGGACGTGACGAACCTGCCGCCGAAGGACCGCGGGATCTCGATGGTCTTCCAGAACATCGCGCTGTTCCCGCACATGGACGTCTATGAGAACATCTCCTTCGGCCTCCGCCTCCGCAACTACGAGAAGGAGGAGATCGACGATCGGGTCGACGAGGCCGCGGAGGTCGTCGAACTGGAGGGGATGCTCGATCGGATGCCCGACGAGATGTCCGGCGGGCAGCGCCAGCGGGTCGCGATCGCCCGGGCGATCGTCCGCGATCCCGACGTCTTCCTGATGGACGAGCCGCTGGCGAACCTGGACGCGAAGCTCCGCGTCCATATGCGCACGCAGCTTCAGCGGCTCCACCGCGAACTCGACACGACGATCATCTACGTCACGCACAACCAGGCGGAGGCGATGACGATGTCCGACCGGATCGCGGTGCTCGACACCGGCCAACTCCAGCAGATCGCGCCGCCGCTGGTCTGTTACAACGAGCCGGCGAACCTCTTCGTGGCGACGTTCATCGGCTCGCCGTCGATGAACACGATCGAGGGGGAGATCACGAACGACGGGTTCGCCTCCACGTACGGGCAGGTCGCCGCCGAGTTCGACCCGACCGCGTTCGGGCTCACGCCCGGCCAGTCGGTCACGCTGGGCGTCAGGCCGGAGGACGTCTACGTCACCGCCCTCGTCGATGACCTCGCACACCCGACGGCCCCGATCCCGACCCGCTCGGACGTGCTCGAACCGATGGGCGACGAGATCTTCGTCTACCTGGTGACCGAGGACGTCGCGGAGGGCGGCAGTATGGAGGAGGGCTCGGACCCCGGCGAGATCCTGATGAGCGTCGACCCCGACAGCGACATCCAGGAGGAAGAGGAGATGGACGTAATCTTGGACCGCTCGAAGCTCCACCTCTTCGACGAGGACGGCGAGGCGATCACCCACGGGCTCGTCGAGGCGCCGGCCGCGGCAGGCGGCCCCACCGGCACGGAGGTCGAAGGGGACGACTGATGGTCGAGTTCGCCGTCCTCGCGTACGTGGGCGCAGTGATCTTCCTGTTTTTCTTCTGGGCGTACGGGTTCGTCTCCTTCGCCCTGGACCTGAAGAACAAGATCATCCCCGGTATCCGTCGGTACCGCCGCGGGCGGCGCAAGCAGGCCGAAGAAGAGCGGGAGCGCCGCGAGCGCGAGGAACGCGAAGAGCAGCTCTACTGACGGTCGACAGTTCCCGCCGACGAGGCGTTTCAGTTCGATGGTGTGATCGGCAGACTGTTGCACGAGGGTCGGGTTCAAATTCCGAGGCGTGGGCACCAGTATACCGAGTGCGAGGAACGCTCGCCGCGAGCCGTCGGTCCCGTCGGATCGTGCGACGATGAACTCCGCTGCCGACGTACTTACTGGATTTTTACTCGGTTTCCAGTAAATATCTCGAAAAACTCAAGTGCTCGGGGGACCTCCCTACAGACACAATGAGTATGAACACAGTCCTTCTCGCGATCGGATCGCAGGACGAACACCGGCTCCCGGAACTCGTCGACACCGCGACGTCGATCGTCGACTCCGACGGGCGAATCGTGCTGCTGCACGTCTTCGACCGGGACCAGTACGACACCATCGAGGCACAGCTCCACCTCGGCGAGGACTCCGAAGTCACGCCCGACGACATCTCGAAGCGCTCGCGGCTCGTCGGCGAGGTCACGGAACGACTCGACGAGGCGGGCGTTGACTACGTCGTCCGCGGCGCTCTCGGCGACGTCTCCGACGCCATCCTCCGACGGTCGCGGTCCGAGAACGCCGACCTGGTCGTCGTGGGCGGGCGCAACCGCTCGGCCACCGGGAAGGCGCTGTTCGGTTCGACGGCACAGAAGGTGCTGCTGGAGTCAGAAGTCCCAGTGACGTTCGTGAAGGCGCAGTCGAAGAAGCCGCAGCGCGCCGCTGCCCCCGCGTAAGCCGACCTCCGTTCGGAGCCGTCTCTCGTTTTCAGTACCCCGCCGACAAGTGCTAACCCCGCCGGCCCGAACCCCGCGTATGAACGGCGACCGGCGACGGTTTCTGCGGGCGGGACTCGCGGCCGGCACCCTCGCGTTCGCCGGGTGTGCCGCGAGCCCCCCGACATCCGACGGCGACGGAGCCACGAACGGCGGGACCACCGCACCCGACGACGCCGGCGGGGACGGAACCCACGAGGTCGAGACGATCGTCGACGACCTCGATCAGCCCTGGGGACTCGCGGTCGCGCCCGACGGCGCAACCCTGGTCACCGAGCGCCCGGGCGGGTTCGTCCGGGCCGCCCCCGACGGCACGACGACCCGGATCGACGGCACGCCCGAGGTGTTCGCCGGCGGCCAGGGCGGGCTGCTGGACGTGGCGCTTCACCCCGACTACCCCGACAGCCCGTGGGTGTATCTCACCTACTCGGTGGCGAACGGCGCGGGCGAAACCACGACCCGCCTCGGTCGCGGTCTGCTCGCGCCCGACGGCGCCCGACTCGACGACTTCGAGGTCCTTCATACCGCCGAGCCGTTCGTCGAGTCGAACGGCCACTTCGGCTCCCGGGTCGTCTTCGGCCCCGACGACCGCGCGTACGTCACCGTCGGCGACCGGCAGTTCAAGGACTTCGGCCCCGAGCACACCGCCCAGGACCTGACCACCGACCACGGGGCCGTCCTCCGGTTCGAGCCGGACGGGTCGATCCCATCCGGGAACCCGTTCGTCGACGACCCCGACGCCCGGGACCCGATCTTCAGCTACGGCCACCGCAACCCGCAGGGACTCGCGGTCCACCCCGGGACGGGCGACCTCTGGGAGCACGAACACGGCGAGCAGGACGGCGACGAGATCAACATCCTCCAGCAGGGCGGCAACTTCGGGTGGCCGGTCGCGACCGAGGCCTGCACCTACGGCGGCGGCGAGCCGATCGGTGTCTCCCACGACGACCGCGCCGACGTCGTCGCCCCGGTCCACTACTGGCCCTGCGGCTCCGGCGGGTTCCCGCCCTCGGGGCTCGCGATCTACGACGGGTCGGCGTCGGCGTGGTCCGGCGACCTGTTCGCGGGCAACCTCGCCGGGCAGTACCTGGGTCGGTTCGCGGTCGACGGTCGGGAGGTCACGGAGGTCGGGCAACTGCTCGCCGACCGGGAGTGGCGGATCCGGGCAGTGACGGTCGGCCCCGACGATGGGCTCCTCGTCGCGGTCGACGCCGATCCCGGGCCGTTGGTGCGGCTCACACCCGCGTGAGTGCGAGATCCGCCCGTCTCAGTCCGCGCCGCTCCCCACGGCGAACCGCTCGGTCCGCTCGTCGGCGTCGGAGGCGGTGACGAGCGACACCCCGACCGTGAGAAGCAACGACAGCACCATCCCGTAGAGCGCGAAGTCCCACGTCAGGTACGTCGACCCGAGGACCGTCACGCCGCCGACGGTGAACGGGGGAACGAACACGTGGGCGAGGTAGAACAGTTGCGACCCCCCGATCCCGGCGAGCATCCCCCGGCGAGTCGTCTCCGGCCAGTAGAGCGCGACCATCACGGGAAGCGCCAGTTGTGCGTACCCGCCGAAGGCGGTGCTGCCGATCTCCACTAAAGTGCCCGGCCGGAACAGGCTGGCGACGAACGTCCCGGTCGCGAACGCGGCGACGCCGATCCGGCCGAGCCACGCCTCCCGCTCGTCGTCGGCGTCGGGGTTCACGAACGGCCGGTAGAGGTCGCGTGTGAGATACGAGGATCCCGACAGCAGCATCGAATCGGAGGAGGACATCATCGCTGCCATCGCGCCGGCGATCACAAGCGCCGCGAACCACGCCGGGGTGTAGGCGTTCAGGAGCACGGGGATCACGTTCGCACCCTCCGGGACCGCCACGCCGAGCCCCGCCGCCCACGTCCCGAGCAGGAACGCGGGGACGAAGAGTAGAAGCACCAACACCGGCCACAGCGTGAACGACCGCTTCAGCACGCGGGCCTCTTTCGCGACGAAGAACCGTTGGTTGATCTGTGGGAACATCGTGACGCCGAACGCGATCGTCACGGCCTGGGCGATCATCCACTGCGGGGAGTAGAGCCCCCCGCCCAGCGAGAGGAACTCGGGGCGGTTCCTCGCCAGTGCCGTCGACACTTCGCCGAAGCCGCCCGCACTGGTAAGCACCCACCCGACGGCGACCCACACGATCCCGAGCATGAACACGCCCTGGATCGTGTCGGTCCACGCGACGCCGCGGAGTCCCGCGAGGACGACGTAGCCGATCATGAACAGCGTGATGAACGCTGCCCCCGCCCAGTACGGTACCGCGCCGCCGGTGAGTCCGACGATCGCCTCGCCCGCGCCCATCTGCTGGAGCATCACGTAGGGGAACAGCCAGAACAGCGACACGCCAGCCACCAGCGCGCGGAGGCGTCTCGACCCGAACCGGTCGCCGAGCATCTCCCCCAGGGTGACGTACCCCTCGACGCGACCGATCAGCCACTGGCGGTAGCCGATTGCGTACCAGAGGATCGCAAACAACAGTCCGTCCATCACGCCCATCACCAGGATCCACTCGGGCCCGGCGTTGTACGCGAGGGTGGGACCGCCGAAGAAGGTGAACGCCGAGAGCAGGGTCGCGAAGGTGGTAAACAGCAGCACGACCGTCCCGATCGACCGGCCCGCGAGGTAGTAATCCTCCGCGTCGCTGCCAGTCAGCCGGTAGGCGGCGACGCCGACCGCGAGCGCGACGAGCAGGTACGCGCCGAGCACGCCGAGTTGGACGACCAGGGCCGACTCAGCCATCGGTCCGCACCTCCCCGTCGACGTTCATTCCACGATCCCACGCCCCGCGGGTGAACCCCGCAAACGCGACTGCCGCCAGCACCATCCACCCGACGTGCCACCACAGCCACACGGGCAACCCCGCCCACGTCGTCGCGGATCCCCAGAGGAACCACGGAATTCCGAACGCGGTGAGCACTCCGAAGACGGCGATCCAGAGATAATCGGTCTTCTTTCGCGTCATCGAACGAAATTAAGCACTTCACGGTCGTAAGTATTTCTATATCTAATTCGGAGTAGTGAATCGAAGAGATATTTTTTTCGCGGTTCCGAACCGACAGCCAGCTTTCCCTCACGAGGTCGCCCGACCGACCGTATGCCTCGAAGCGCGGAGTTCGGGTTCCCGAGTACGACAGTTATTTGCCGGGAGCGGCCCGTATATATACACGTCATCGGGCTTCCCATGACGCGCACATCACTCACACGCCCCCACAGGGGGATTCACCAATGGAAGACACTGAAAAATACCTCATTCACGCGGCGATCACGGCGGACGGCGTCGTGGAGCGCTCCGACGTCGTCGGGGCCATCTTCGGGCAGACCGAGGGCCTCCTCGGCGACGACCTGGACCTCCGGGACCTCCAGCAGTCCTCGAAGGTCGGACGCATCGACGTCGAGATCGACTCCCAGAACGGGCAGTCGTTCGGCACAGTCACCATCGCGAGCACCCTCGATCGGGTCAAGACCGCGATCCTGGCGGCCTCGCTCGAAACCATCACCAGAGTCGGGCCCTGCCGGGCCACCGTGGAGGTCACCGACATAGAGGACGTCCGGGAGGCAAAGCGCCGCGAGGTCGTCGAGCGCGCGAAGGAACTCCTCTCGGAGTCGTTCGACGAGAGCGTGATGTCCTCCTCGGAGATCCTCGACGAAGTGAAAGAGAGCGTCCGGATCGAGGACATCGGCGAGTACGAGGGCCTCCCCGCCGGCCCCCGGGTCGGCGAGTCGGACGCGGTCGTCGTCGTGGAGGGGCGAGCCGACGTGCTGAACCTCCTCCGCTACGGGGTCAAAAACGCGATCGGGGTCGAAGGTACCAACGTCCCCGACGCGGTGGCGGACCTCACCCAGGAGCGGACCACGACCGCGTTCCTCGACGGCGACCGCGGCGGCCGGCTCATCCTCCGTGAGCTCACGCAGGTGGGCGACGTCGACCACGTCGCGTTCGCGCCCGAGGGGCGGTCCGTCGAGGACTTAGACCGCCACGAGGTGTTCGCGGCGCTCCGGAACAAGGACCCGATCGGCGCAGTCGAGGTCGATCCTTCGAGGTCGGCCGACACCCACGACGACCCCGAGGGTGAGCCGCCGGACCCTCGACAGGGGTCGCCGACGACTGAGTCGGCGGCCCCGCGGGCCGACAGGCTCGACGCACAGGAGTACGAGTACGACGCCCACGACGGGTCGCGAGCCGCGCGTTCGGACGCCAGCGACACCGAAGCCTCGACGGGGGCCACCCCGGCGGACGACGACGCGGCCGCCACGGCGTCAGCGACGGCGGACCCCGACGGCTCCGCGAGCGCTCCCCCGGCGTCGAACGGCACCGCCGAGGCTGCCTCGAC
This region includes:
- a CDS encoding ABC transporter ATP-binding protein, with protein sequence MARVQLEHVTKRYDDVTAVDDMNLDINHGEFVTLVGPSGCGKSTTMETISGLTVPTEGTVRIGERDVTNLPPKDRGISMVFQNIALFPHMDVYENISFGLRLRNYEKEEIDDRVDEAAEVVELEGMLDRMPDEMSGGQRQRVAIARAIVRDPDVFLMDEPLANLDAKLRVHMRTQLQRLHRELDTTIIYVTHNQAEAMTMSDRIAVLDTGQLQQIAPPLVCYNEPANLFVATFIGSPSMNTIEGEITNDGFASTYGQVAAEFDPTAFGLTPGQSVTLGVRPEDVYVTALVDDLAHPTAPIPTRSDVLEPMGDEIFVYLVTEDVAEGGSMEEGSDPGEILMSVDPDSDIQEEEEMDVILDRSKLHLFDEDGEAITHGLVEAPAAAGGPTGTEVEGDD
- a CDS encoding carbohydrate ABC transporter permease encodes the protein MSGDDDARSDGGIAAGRTGAERELKRGPVQRWVNKAIKDPQRVYRAMFYVATIFFLITTLFPFYFLLVLAITPDTGALAVLPQLNTLQFGVFLEVFQKINFLRYMINSIVLALTTTALVLLLASLAGYVFGRLEFPGRQPMMLLILAISYFPPAAFFVPLYQLFTGNVISGVSLYNTPGSMILPFSALFMPLSIFILTTFYGQIPDGLEDAARVEGTTRLGALFRVIVPLSAPGVATAGVLTFIAVYNEFFFSQLMNNGQPENWAPIVGGLLSLQRAGQFEVTYGVMAAGSIIAVIPVAVLVVIAQEKIVSGLTSGALKE
- the dnaG gene encoding DNA primase DnaG, whose product is MEDTEKYLIHAAITADGVVERSDVVGAIFGQTEGLLGDDLDLRDLQQSSKVGRIDVEIDSQNGQSFGTVTIASTLDRVKTAILAASLETITRVGPCRATVEVTDIEDVREAKRREVVERAKELLSESFDESVMSSSEILDEVKESVRIEDIGEYEGLPAGPRVGESDAVVVVEGRADVLNLLRYGVKNAIGVEGTNVPDAVADLTQERTTTAFLDGDRGGRLILRELTQVGDVDHVAFAPEGRSVEDLDRHEVFAALRNKDPIGAVEVDPSRSADTHDDPEGEPPDPRQGSPTTESAAPRADRLDAQEYEYDAHDGSRAARSDASDTEASTGATPADDDAAATASATADPDGSASAPPASNGTAEAASTGDRGTPETSSPREADDGDVEGGADGTGSDATDGEASPQAADGADSGGDGADSDDAPDADDAPRSLADHVREVIDGDSGTVRLLDDDLATAREAPAADAFDAIDGADPAPYAVVLDGEFTQRLLDIAAQRGVDHAIAATTGEFVKKPVGVRLRTADQLANSVAG
- a CDS encoding sodium:solute symporter family protein, with protein sequence MAESALVVQLGVLGAYLLVALAVGVAAYRLTGSDAEDYYLAGRSIGTVVLLFTTFATLLSAFTFFGGPTLAYNAGPEWILVMGVMDGLLFAILWYAIGYRQWLIGRVEGYVTLGEMLGDRFGSRRLRALVAGVSLFWLFPYVMLQQMGAGEAIVGLTGGAVPYWAGAAFITLFMIGYVVLAGLRGVAWTDTIQGVFMLGIVWVAVGWVLTSAGGFGEVSTALARNRPEFLSLGGGLYSPQWMIAQAVTIAFGVTMFPQINQRFFVAKEARVLKRSFTLWPVLVLLLFVPAFLLGTWAAGLGVAVPEGANVIPVLLNAYTPAWFAALVIAGAMAAMMSSSDSMLLSGSSYLTRDLYRPFVNPDADDEREAWLGRIGVAAFATGTFVASLFRPGTLVEIGSTAFGGYAQLALPVMVALYWPETTRRGMLAGIGGSQLFYLAHVFVPPFTVGGVTVLGSTYLTWDFALYGMVLSLLLTVGVSLVTASDADERTERFAVGSGAD
- a CDS encoding PQQ-dependent sugar dehydrogenase, with the translated sequence MNGDRRRFLRAGLAAGTLAFAGCAASPPTSDGDGATNGGTTAPDDAGGDGTHEVETIVDDLDQPWGLAVAPDGATLVTERPGGFVRAAPDGTTTRIDGTPEVFAGGQGGLLDVALHPDYPDSPWVYLTYSVANGAGETTTRLGRGLLAPDGARLDDFEVLHTAEPFVESNGHFGSRVVFGPDDRAYVTVGDRQFKDFGPEHTAQDLTTDHGAVLRFEPDGSIPSGNPFVDDPDARDPIFSYGHRNPQGLAVHPGTGDLWEHEHGEQDGDEINILQQGGNFGWPVATEACTYGGGEPIGVSHDDRADVVAPVHYWPCGSGGFPPSGLAIYDGSASAWSGDLFAGNLAGQYLGRFAVDGREVTEVGQLLADREWRIRAVTVGPDDGLLVAVDADPGPLVRLTPA
- a CDS encoding carbohydrate ABC transporter permease, which encodes MSTEQRRAGSVPDERSGVYASVVTWMENLSETQYAYLLLTPAFVVLGVIAFWPLLSTFRLSLFADSLGQASVGGFVGVENYVAILTGERTALLPAPFLPEALTVQAFFNSALTVTILFTVISVFFETLIGFVQALVLDQDFRGRRWVRVAIILPWAIPIVVQGMIFFLMFQPNVGFLVGTSENPAFLNQLGLLTTTPLANAQDATMIVIVGDIWKTTAFMALLILAGMQAIDRGLYDVAKVAGASPWQRFKYVTLPIILPTVMVAMLFRTIQAMRVYGLIETVAGCTTVPSLSCLVVTTFNNRMLGSSATIAFITAAIIAAAVSVYIVGYARGGQ
- a CDS encoding universal stress protein, whose amino-acid sequence is MSMNTVLLAIGSQDEHRLPELVDTATSIVDSDGRIVLLHVFDRDQYDTIEAQLHLGEDSEVTPDDISKRSRLVGEVTERLDEAGVDYVVRGALGDVSDAILRRSRSENADLVVVGGRNRSATGKALFGSTAQKVLLESEVPVTFVKAQSKKPQRAAAPA
- a CDS encoding DUF3311 domain-containing protein, with amino-acid sequence MTRKKTDYLWIAVFGVLTAFGIPWFLWGSATTWAGLPVWLWWHVGWMVLAAVAFAGFTRGAWDRGMNVDGEVRTDG